The following coding sequences lie in one Candidatus Methylomirabilis tolerans genomic window:
- a CDS encoding alpha/beta fold hydrolase — protein MKVTANGIDIHYTIEGEGQVVTMSHALGCNLSMWEEQAHALRGRYRVLRYDTRGHGQTSASPGPYSLEQMADDVHGLLNVLGVTQTHFVGISMGGMIGQLFALKYPNMLLSLTLCSTTSHYPATIRTAWEDRIRTVDAKGIEPMVEPAIQRWFTPAFRERRSDIMERVRTMLRSTPPQGYIGCCHAIPAIDVTDRLGEVRCQALVVAGEDDPGTPIAMAQEIHAALPSSELAVLRPASHLCNLEQREAFNQTLLSFLDKVTEKRDPNEPCGSD, from the coding sequence ATGAAGGTTACAGCTAACGGTATCGACATCCACTACACGATCGAGGGAGAGGGGCAGGTAGTAACCATGAGTCATGCCCTTGGATGTAACCTCTCAATGTGGGAGGAGCAGGCCCACGCGCTTCGTGGACGCTACCGGGTGCTCAGATATGACACGCGAGGCCACGGCCAAACCAGCGCATCGCCCGGCCCTTACAGCCTCGAACAGATGGCTGACGATGTGCACGGCCTGCTCAACGTGCTTGGCGTCACACAGACGCACTTTGTAGGCATTTCAATGGGTGGAATGATCGGTCAGCTCTTCGCGCTCAAATACCCCAACATGCTTCTGAGTCTGACCCTGTGCTCCACCACCAGCCACTACCCGGCCACCATCCGTACGGCCTGGGAGGACCGGATTCGCACGGTGGACGCAAAAGGAATAGAGCCGATGGTCGAGCCTGCCATTCAGCGCTGGTTTACCCCGGCTTTTCGGGAACGCCGGTCTGATATCATGGAACGCGTACGAACCATGCTTCGAAGTACACCTCCGCAAGGATATATCGGCTGTTGCCACGCAATCCCCGCGATAGACGTGACCGATCGTCTCGGTGAGGTTCGATGTCAGGCTCTCGTCGTCGCGGGCGAAGACGATCCTGGAACCCCGATTGCGATGGCGCAGGAGATCCATGCGGCCCTCCCCTCCTCCGAACTGGCCGTCCTGCGTCCCGCTTCGCATCTGTGCAACCTGGAACAGCGCGAGGCGTTCAACCAGACCCTGCTTAGCTTTCTCGACAAGGTGACTGAGAAACGCGACCCGAATGAACCGTGTGGCTCAGATTAA
- the gltB gene encoding glutamate synthase large subunit — translation MSSPFRGHDYSVIFLLIDHFKEWKESLVTDQTDSVSVAPYGIPPKQGLYDPTYEHDACGVGFVVDIKGRQSHTIIQQSLTILKNLLHRGASGCEPNTGDGAGILIQMPHAFLARECARIGITLPAPKQYGAGLVFLPTDPSQAAKCQAIFEDLIVEEGQTLLGWRDVPTDSSPIGPSAKVSEPIFKQIFIGRNPALQDDRAFERKLYVIRKQVEHVVYGSTLSQRKLFYIPSLSSNTLTYKGMLIGNQIETIFPDITDPAVESALALVHQRFSTNTFPSWPLAHPYRYMAHNGEINTLRGNINWMRAREALCESELLPDLKKIFPIVLEGGSDSAVFDNVLEFLVMAGRPLPHAILMMIPEAWSGHESMSEERKAFYEYHSCLMEPWDGPASIAFTDGTVIGAVLDRNGLRPSRYYVTKDGMVVMASEVGVLDIPPENVLIKERLHPGRIFLVDTAQGRIIDDTELKHGFATEHPYQEWLEANLVPLEELLTPPHVHEPDHETVLQRQQLFGYTHEDLRLLIGPMALKGEEPVGSMGTDTPLAVLSNRPRLLYDYFQQLFAQVTNPPLDAIREELVTQMATTIGPERNLLTPEPESCRQIKLKTPVLDNEELARIRYTDLPGFRSITLPMLFPVTEDGKGLEQALEELCGKASQAVADGYTFLILSDRGVCKELAPIPALLATASVHHHLVREGTRTRVGLVIESGEPREVHHAALLIGYGAGAINPYLAFETLDDMIREGLLPGMDHKKAVKHYIKALNKGILKVISKMGISTIQSYRGAQIFEAIGLNKAFVDRCLTWTASRIGGIGIDEISEEVILRHRKAFPDRPVGEPNLEWGGEYQWRRDGEYHLLNPETVAKLQYSTRTGQYTVFKEYSEMVNNHSQNLCTLRGLMEFKQADQPIPIEEVEPVESILRRFATGAMSYGSISQEAHETLAIAMNRLGARSNTGEGGEDPARFTPDPNGDWRRSAIKQVASGRFGVTSEYLVNATDLQIKMAQGSKPGEGGQLPGAKVYPWVAKVRHSTPGVGLISPPPHHDIYSIEDLKQLIHDLKNSNPTARIHVKLVAEVGVGTIAAGVAKAFSDVVLISGFDGGTGASPLGSIKHAGLPWELGLAETQQVLVMNKLRDRIAVQVDGQMKTGRDVIIAALLGAEEYGFSTAPLVVSGCIMMRVCHLNTCPVGVATQDPELRKNFSGKPEYVETFFRFIAAEVRELMAKLGFRTMDEMIGRVDRLDMKTAVEHWKAKGLDYSSILYRPEVGPEVAIRKVREQDHGLEQSLDMTTIVPLCQPALERREPVGLRLPIRNVNRTVGTILGFQVTSRYGGEGLPEDTIRIHFTGSAGQSFGAFIPQGITLALEGDSNDYLGKGLSGGKIVVFPPREATFVPEENILVGNVVLYGATKGEVYLRGVAGERFAVRNSGAHAVVEGVGDHGCEYMTGGRIVVIGKTGRNFAAGMSGGVAYVLDEAGDFKARCNLSMVDLEALDVEEEIEEVKTLLRRHLRYTGSTVAERILGSWQAMEAKFIKVIPKDYKRAMKAMKRAEIEGIPWEQAVMMGAHG, via the coding sequence ATGAGTAGCCCCTTCCGGGGCCATGACTATTCAGTAATATTTTTATTGATCGACCACTTCAAAGAGTGGAAGGAGAGTTTGGTGACTGACCAGACGGATTCAGTGTCTGTGGCCCCTTACGGTATCCCACCCAAACAGGGCCTGTACGACCCGACCTACGAGCATGATGCCTGCGGTGTCGGCTTCGTGGTGGATATCAAGGGTCGTCAATCCCACACAATCATCCAACAGTCACTCACGATCTTAAAGAACCTGCTTCATCGCGGTGCCAGCGGCTGTGAGCCGAATACAGGCGATGGGGCCGGCATTCTCATTCAGATGCCTCACGCCTTTCTCGCCCGCGAGTGCGCCAGAATCGGGATCACCCTGCCCGCGCCGAAGCAGTACGGTGCGGGGCTGGTCTTCCTGCCCACTGACCCTTCGCAGGCCGCAAAATGCCAGGCGATCTTCGAGGACCTGATCGTAGAAGAAGGGCAGACGCTCCTGGGGTGGCGGGATGTACCGACAGACAGCTCACCGATCGGCCCCAGTGCCAAGGTCTCCGAGCCGATCTTCAAGCAGATCTTCATCGGTCGCAATCCGGCTCTCCAGGACGATCGGGCGTTCGAACGGAAGCTCTACGTCATCCGTAAGCAGGTTGAGCACGTGGTCTACGGCTCGACCCTGTCGCAGCGGAAACTCTTCTACATACCAAGCCTCTCCTCAAATACGCTAACCTATAAGGGGATGCTGATAGGGAACCAGATCGAGACGATCTTTCCGGACATCACAGACCCGGCTGTCGAATCGGCGCTGGCGTTGGTCCACCAGCGCTTTTCGACCAATACCTTCCCCTCCTGGCCACTGGCGCATCCCTACCGGTACATGGCTCACAACGGCGAGATCAACACGCTGCGCGGTAACATCAACTGGATGCGCGCTCGCGAGGCGCTGTGCGAGTCCGAACTACTGCCTGACCTCAAGAAAATCTTTCCGATTGTGCTGGAAGGCGGAAGCGACTCAGCGGTTTTCGACAACGTCCTCGAGTTTCTGGTGATGGCCGGGCGTCCCCTGCCCCACGCCATCCTCATGATGATTCCGGAGGCCTGGAGCGGCCACGAATCGATGAGCGAGGAACGAAAGGCGTTCTATGAGTATCATAGCTGCCTGATGGAGCCCTGGGACGGGCCGGCATCGATCGCCTTTACCGATGGGACGGTGATCGGGGCGGTGCTGGACCGGAACGGACTGCGCCCGTCGCGATACTACGTCACGAAGGACGGCATGGTGGTCATGGCCTCCGAGGTAGGGGTACTGGACATCCCGCCCGAAAATGTGCTGATCAAAGAGCGCCTACACCCTGGCCGGATTTTTCTGGTGGACACCGCCCAGGGGAGGATCATCGACGACACCGAGTTGAAGCACGGCTTTGCGACCGAGCACCCGTATCAGGAGTGGCTCGAGGCGAACCTCGTCCCGCTGGAGGAGTTACTGACGCCCCCTCACGTCCATGAGCCGGACCATGAAACGGTGCTGCAGCGGCAACAGCTCTTCGGTTATACCCACGAAGACCTTCGGCTCCTGATCGGACCGATGGCCTTGAAGGGTGAGGAGCCGGTCGGCTCTATGGGGACCGACACGCCGCTCGCCGTCCTCTCCAACCGCCCGCGTCTGCTCTATGATTATTTCCAGCAGCTCTTCGCCCAGGTGACCAACCCCCCGCTGGACGCGATTCGGGAGGAGTTGGTGACGCAGATGGCAACCACCATCGGACCGGAACGGAATCTGCTCACACCGGAACCTGAAAGCTGTCGGCAGATCAAATTGAAAACGCCGGTCCTGGACAACGAGGAGTTGGCGCGGATCCGCTATACGGATCTGCCGGGCTTCAGATCGATCACGCTGCCGATGCTGTTCCCGGTGACCGAAGACGGCAAGGGCCTCGAACAGGCACTGGAGGAGCTATGCGGCAAGGCGAGCCAGGCTGTCGCTGATGGCTACACCTTTCTCATTTTATCCGATCGTGGTGTGTGTAAAGAGCTGGCCCCAATCCCGGCCCTCCTCGCCACTGCCAGTGTTCATCATCACCTGGTCCGGGAAGGAACCCGGACGCGGGTGGGACTGGTGATCGAGAGCGGTGAGCCGCGTGAGGTTCATCATGCGGCACTGCTCATCGGGTATGGCGCGGGCGCCATCAACCCGTACCTGGCTTTCGAGACCCTCGACGACATGATCCGTGAGGGGCTGCTGCCGGGAATGGACCACAAGAAGGCCGTCAAGCACTACATCAAGGCGCTCAACAAGGGCATCCTGAAGGTCATCTCCAAGATGGGAATCTCTACGATCCAGTCTTATCGCGGCGCCCAAATCTTCGAGGCAATCGGGCTGAACAAGGCGTTTGTGGACCGGTGCCTTACCTGGACGGCCTCCCGAATCGGCGGCATCGGAATCGACGAGATTTCCGAAGAGGTGATCCTCCGCCATCGCAAGGCCTTCCCTGACCGGCCTGTCGGTGAGCCAAACCTTGAATGGGGCGGTGAATACCAGTGGCGGCGGGACGGCGAGTATCATCTCCTGAACCCAGAGACGGTCGCGAAGCTCCAGTACTCTACACGGACCGGCCAGTATACGGTCTTCAAAGAGTACTCAGAGATGGTGAACAACCATAGTCAGAATCTGTGTACCCTCCGTGGGCTCATGGAGTTCAAGCAGGCTGATCAGCCAATCCCGATCGAGGAGGTTGAGCCCGTCGAGTCTATTCTCAGGCGCTTCGCCACTGGAGCCATGTCGTACGGTTCCATCAGCCAGGAGGCTCACGAGACGCTGGCGATTGCCATGAACCGGCTGGGCGCCAGGTCGAATACCGGAGAGGGGGGGGAGGACCCGGCCCGCTTCACACCGGATCCCAACGGCGACTGGCGACGCAGCGCCATCAAGCAAGTAGCCTCCGGCCGCTTCGGAGTCACCAGCGAGTATCTGGTCAATGCCACCGACCTGCAGATCAAGATGGCGCAGGGCAGTAAGCCTGGTGAGGGAGGTCAACTCCCAGGCGCGAAAGTCTATCCGTGGGTCGCCAAGGTGCGGCATTCGACCCCTGGCGTAGGTCTGATCTCTCCGCCGCCACACCATGACATCTACTCTATCGAGGACCTTAAACAGCTCATCCATGACTTGAAGAATAGTAACCCAACTGCCCGCATTCACGTGAAACTTGTCGCTGAAGTCGGGGTCGGGACGATCGCGGCAGGGGTGGCTAAGGCCTTCTCTGATGTGGTCCTGATCTCTGGATTCGATGGCGGGACGGGGGCCTCCCCGTTGGGCTCCATCAAGCATGCCGGCCTGCCTTGGGAGTTGGGATTGGCCGAGACCCAGCAGGTGCTGGTGATGAACAAGCTCCGGGATCGGATCGCCGTCCAGGTCGATGGTCAGATGAAGACCGGGCGGGACGTCATCATTGCCGCGCTGCTGGGCGCCGAAGAGTACGGCTTTTCCACAGCACCGCTGGTCGTATCGGGTTGTATCATGATGCGCGTCTGCCATCTGAACACCTGCCCGGTTGGGGTCGCCACTCAGGATCCCGAGTTGAGGAAGAACTTCTCCGGAAAGCCCGAGTATGTCGAAACCTTCTTCCGCTTCATCGCGGCCGAGGTACGTGAGTTGATGGCCAAACTTGGCTTCCGCACCATGGATGAGATGATCGGCCGCGTAGATCGGCTCGATATGAAGACAGCGGTCGAGCACTGGAAGGCGAAGGGACTGGACTACTCCTCGATTCTCTATCGTCCGGAGGTCGGGCCGGAGGTGGCCATCCGGAAGGTGCGAGAGCAAGACCATGGCCTGGAGCAGTCGTTGGACATGACCACTATCGTCCCGCTCTGCCAGCCCGCGCTCGAACGGCGTGAGCCGGTCGGCCTGCGCCTGCCGATCAGGAACGTCAACCGCACGGTCGGCACCATCCTGGGCTTCCAAGTGACCAGCCGCTACGGAGGCGAGGGGCTCCCCGAGGACACGATCCGGATCCACTTCACCGGATCGGCCGGTCAAAGCTTTGGCGCCTTCATCCCCCAAGGAATCACGCTGGCCTTGGAGGGCGACAGCAACGACTACCTGGGCAAGGGGTTGTCGGGCGGCAAGATCGTCGTCTTTCCGCCCCGCGAGGCCACATTCGTCCCCGAAGAGAATATCCTGGTCGGCAACGTGGTGCTGTACGGCGCCACAAAGGGCGAGGTTTATCTTCGCGGGGTTGCCGGCGAACGATTCGCGGTGCGCAACAGCGGCGCCCATGCGGTGGTAGAGGGCGTCGGCGACCACGGCTGCGAGTACATGACCGGCGGCCGCATCGTCGTCATTGGGAAGACCGGACGCAACTTCGCTGCGGGGATGTCCGGAGGCGTTGCCTACGTTCTGGACGAAGCCGGCGACTTCAAGGCCCGCTGTAACCTCAGCATGGTTGATCTGGAGGCCTTGGATGTCGAAGAGGAGATCGAAGAGGTCAAGACACTCCTCCGCCGCCACCTTCGCTATACCGGCAGTACGGTGGCCGAGCGGATTCTCGGGAGTTGGCAGGCAATGGAAGCGAAATTCATCAAAGTGATACCAAAGGATTACAAGCGGGCGATGAAGGCAATGAAACGCGCTGAGATCGAAGGGATCCCCTGGGAACAGGCGGTGATGATGGGCGCCCATGGGTAA
- a CDS encoding PAS domain S-box protein, whose protein sequence is MPGRSEAHEKSGTSTLKELRRRCEELSVSIESMRAYYEDLLGSLQDGIIIIEPDGHIRSINQAAEELAGVSAQMLHGRPFEQILPHDRSLQELVRKTMESGRTRTDFDARLTRQDGSQVVVSAVASLISDGKGQARGTVLALRDQTGIKELEERLQRSDRLAALGTVAAGVAHEIRNPLAGLRGAAQLLEGERDFPLALREYTSVIVKEVDRLGAIVEQLLSFATPRGPVLRSCNLHEVLDSLLFLERAPLGAAHITVQRQYDPQLPDILADPSEIRQLFLNLIRNGVEAMPGGGALTVRTWYERSAKRCEGRSVAVAEIADQGSGFDSEIERHLFTPFFTTKERGTGLGLAICLRIVEDHGGAMEAASLPDRGSRFRVWLPLAKQPEAVAPHDEAHRATQGVRP, encoded by the coding sequence ATGCCTGGGAGATCTGAAGCGCATGAGAAATCCGGTACGTCGACGCTGAAAGAACTTAGGCGTCGTTGCGAGGAACTCAGCGTTTCCATTGAATCGATGCGGGCCTATTACGAGGATCTACTGGGCAGCCTGCAAGACGGTATTATTATCATCGAGCCGGATGGACATATTCGCTCAATCAATCAGGCGGCGGAGGAACTGGCCGGAGTATCGGCCCAAATGCTTCATGGTAGGCCCTTCGAGCAGATATTGCCGCATGATCGCTCACTGCAGGAGTTAGTACGGAAAACTATGGAGAGCGGCCGGACCCGGACCGATTTCGATGCCAGATTGACGAGACAGGACGGCTCGCAGGTGGTCGTCAGTGCCGTTGCCTCTCTGATTAGCGATGGTAAGGGACAGGCGCGGGGCACCGTCCTGGCACTTCGGGACCAGACAGGGATCAAAGAGCTTGAGGAACGTTTACAGCGATCAGACCGCCTGGCAGCGCTCGGGACGGTGGCCGCAGGGGTGGCGCACGAGATCCGAAATCCGCTGGCCGGCCTCAGAGGGGCGGCGCAACTTCTCGAGGGCGAACGTGACTTTCCTCTCGCGCTGAGAGAATACACCTCGGTGATCGTGAAAGAGGTGGATCGGCTCGGCGCGATTGTCGAGCAGCTCTTGTCGTTTGCCACGCCTCGAGGTCCGGTTCTGCGCTCATGCAACCTGCACGAGGTCCTCGATAGCCTTCTCTTTTTAGAGCGGGCGCCGCTGGGCGCTGCTCATATCACGGTGCAACGTCAGTATGATCCGCAGCTTCCTGACATCCTCGCCGATCCCTCTGAGATCCGACAACTCTTTCTGAACCTGATCCGTAATGGGGTAGAGGCGATGCCGGGCGGAGGAGCGCTTACCGTTCGGACGTGGTATGAGCGATCCGCCAAGCGCTGTGAAGGCCGATCGGTAGCCGTGGCCGAGATTGCCGATCAGGGGAGCGGATTCGATTCTGAGATCGAGCGCCATCTGTTTACCCCTTTCTTCACCACCAAAGAGAGGGGGACCGGGTTGGGGCTGGCCATTTGTCTGCGGATCGTGGAGGACCATGGTGGGGCCATGGAGGCGGCAAGCTTACCGGACAGGGGCAGCAGGTTTCGAGTGTGGCTTCCCCTGGCGAAGCAACCCGAAGCCGTTGCACCTCATGATGAAGCTCATCGAGCCACGCAGGGCGTCAGGCCATGA
- a CDS encoding helix-turn-helix domain-containing protein, whose product MQKQERRPTIMTLEEVARFLRLNKSTVYRMAREGTLPAWKLGNVWRFKKEAIEEWIVNSQRAHEQKHSR is encoded by the coding sequence ATGCAGAAGCAGGAGCGACGACCAACGATCATGACCCTGGAGGAGGTTGCTCGCTTCCTCCGACTCAATAAATCGACAGTCTACCGAATGGCGCGGGAGGGGACGCTTCCGGCTTGGAAGTTGGGAAACGTCTGGCGATTCAAGAAAGAGGCCATCGAAGAATGGATCGTCAACAGCCAGCGAGCCCACGAGCAAAAGCATTCGCGCTAG
- a CDS encoding Lrp/AsnC ligand binding domain-containing protein — translation MTVSAFVFLECAAGRSKDVAKLVAGIPGVKLSRAVTGPHDVIAFVEGPDINALGITIISQIQAVSGVLRTTTNVVVE, via the coding sequence GTGACCGTATCTGCGTTTGTCTTCCTTGAGTGTGCAGCGGGTCGGTCCAAGGACGTGGCCAAGCTGGTGGCTGGCATTCCTGGGGTGAAACTCTCTCGCGCCGTGACCGGTCCACACGATGTCATTGCCTTCGTGGAGGGACCCGATATCAACGCGTTGGGAATTACGATCATCTCGCAGATCCAGGCGGTATCCGGGGTGCTTCGCACTACCACGAACGTTGTGGTAGAGTAG
- the lgt gene encoding prolipoprotein diacylglyceryl transferase translates to MFASPGPFVLQIGPLSIRWYGLLFATGVLLGTWLAQREAIRRGEDPDQLLNVIVYGVIAGLIGARLYYVLFNWGYYSSWPLKILAVWEGGLAIHGGLLAGGLTAVIYSIRKKLPVLTYLDIMAPSAPLGQAIGRWGNFFNQEAFGTPTDLPWKLYIEPYHRPPDLATFEYFHPTFLYESLWNFLVFSLLYFLLRRRLQRMPGALLLCYIALYSVGRFFVEGLRIDSLMLGSLRAAQVMSLALIAVSLVGLAWLRAAAKRPRP, encoded by the coding sequence ATGTTCGCATCGCCAGGCCCGTTCGTGCTGCAGATCGGTCCGCTTTCCATCCGCTGGTATGGCCTTCTCTTCGCCACCGGTGTCTTGCTCGGGACCTGGCTGGCGCAGCGCGAGGCGATCCGACGGGGGGAGGATCCTGATCAGCTTCTGAACGTCATCGTGTACGGCGTGATAGCGGGCTTGATAGGTGCGCGGCTGTACTATGTCCTGTTCAATTGGGGTTACTATAGTTCCTGGCCGCTGAAGATCCTGGCGGTATGGGAGGGTGGACTGGCGATCCACGGTGGTCTGTTGGCCGGGGGATTGACTGCGGTCATCTATTCCATTCGCAAGAAGTTGCCCGTGCTGACCTACCTGGACATCATGGCCCCTTCCGCTCCGCTCGGACAGGCGATCGGCCGGTGGGGAAACTTTTTTAATCAGGAGGCCTTCGGAACCCCGACCGATCTGCCGTGGAAGCTCTACATTGAGCCATACCACCGACCTCCCGATCTGGCTACCTTTGAGTATTTTCATCCGACGTTTCTGTACGAATCGCTCTGGAACTTCCTGGTCTTCTCGCTCCTTTACTTCCTGCTTCGCCGTCGGCTACAGCGGATGCCCGGCGCGCTACTGCTCTGTTATATTGCGCTGTATTCGGTCGGGCGATTCTTTGTTGAGGGACTCCGGATCGACAGCTTGATGTTGGGATCGTTGCGCGCGGCGCAGGTGATGAGCCTCGCCTTGATTGCTGTTTCACTGGTCGGACTCGCCTGGTTGCGTGCTGCTGCCAAACGCCCTCGACCCTAA
- a CDS encoding YqgE/AlgH family protein — MNKSSLNIAEWRRRHPPLAKSCSEPCRTVGFLLLRSPAVLTAIVGLLISGSGLRDADATARTAAPAQAPTLTGQLLVAKDELRDPRFVRSVVYIIHHDATGAIGLILNRPVAEASLSELLEQAGLESAGVKGKIRVHFGGPIEPEQGFVLHTTDYRIDSTKVVKNGIAVTAQPKILQAIGTGVGPRKSLFALGYAGWAPGQLEVEINAGAWEIIPADEALVFDENSETKWDRAMARRMIRL, encoded by the coding sequence ATGAACAAATCCAGTCTGAACATTGCCGAATGGCGACGGAGGCACCCGCCTCTCGCCAAGAGCTGTAGCGAGCCGTGTCGAACCGTCGGCTTCCTGCTGCTGCGGTCCCCTGCAGTCCTGACTGCTATTGTGGGACTGCTGATATCGGGATCTGGCCTTCGGGACGCAGATGCCACGGCCAGGACGGCCGCTCCCGCCCAAGCCCCCACTCTCACTGGTCAACTTCTCGTTGCCAAGGACGAACTTCGGGACCCGAGATTTGTACGCTCCGTGGTCTATATCATCCACCATGACGCGACCGGAGCGATTGGTCTCATCCTGAACAGGCCGGTCGCGGAGGCATCGCTGTCTGAACTGCTGGAACAGGCCGGGTTGGAAAGCGCGGGGGTGAAGGGGAAGATCCGCGTGCACTTTGGAGGGCCGATCGAACCCGAACAGGGATTCGTCCTGCATACCACGGACTACAGGATCGACAGCACCAAGGTCGTTAAGAACGGCATCGCGGTGACGGCTCAACCAAAGATTCTCCAAGCCATAGGCACCGGGGTCGGCCCACGCAAGAGCCTCTTTGCGCTAGGCTATGCCGGTTGGGCCCCAGGCCAACTTGAGGTCGAAATTAACGCAGGAGCATGGGAGATCATTCCGGCCGACGAAGCGCTTGTGTTCGATGAGAACTCCGAGACGAAGTGGGATCGCGCCATGGCCAGACGGATGATTCGTCTCTGA
- a CDS encoding glutamate synthase subunit beta, whose amino-acid sequence MGKPTGFIEFKREKQPYRPVEERIQDWQQVMLPWPAEVLKRQGARCMDCGIPFCHQGCPLGNIIPDWNDLVYRDRWQDAIERLHATNNFPEFTGTACPAPCEGSCVLGINNDPVTIKAIELAIVEHAFEAGWIRPEPPAVRTGKKVAVVGSGPAGLAAAQQLNRAGHWVTVFERADRIGGLLRYGIPEFKLEKRVLDRRLDQMAKEEIQFRVQANVGVNVAVEELRRDFDAILLAGGATAPRDLVVPGRELHGIHFAMEYLTLQNRRCQGEVIPDEVFITASGKRVVVIGGGDTGADCLGTALRQGAVSVHQFELLPQPPDTRASDNPWPQWPIIFRTSSAHAEGGTREYSVSTTHFSGENGRVTKLHAHRVEMITENGRMAFRAIPGTEFEEEVDLVLLAMGFLGPERGGLLSELDVRLTDRGNVWRDKDWMTSTPGVFTAGDMQRGQSLIVWAIAEGRSAARGIDHYLMGRSTLPASIR is encoded by the coding sequence ATGGGTAAGCCGACCGGTTTCATCGAGTTCAAGCGCGAAAAGCAGCCATACCGGCCGGTGGAGGAGCGGATCCAAGACTGGCAACAGGTAATGCTGCCGTGGCCGGCAGAGGTGCTGAAGCGGCAAGGGGCGCGCTGCATGGACTGCGGTATTCCGTTCTGCCATCAGGGCTGCCCGCTGGGCAATATCATCCCGGACTGGAATGACCTGGTCTACCGCGACCGGTGGCAGGACGCCATCGAGCGGCTACACGCCACCAATAACTTCCCGGAGTTTACCGGAACCGCCTGCCCGGCACCCTGCGAGGGATCGTGCGTCCTTGGGATCAACAACGACCCTGTGACGATCAAGGCGATCGAGCTGGCCATTGTCGAGCACGCCTTCGAGGCAGGATGGATCAGGCCGGAGCCTCCCGCCGTTCGCACCGGGAAAAAGGTGGCAGTGGTGGGCTCTGGTCCGGCAGGACTCGCGGCGGCCCAGCAACTCAACCGCGCCGGTCATTGGGTGACGGTCTTCGAGCGGGCCGACCGGATCGGCGGTCTGTTGCGCTATGGGATTCCGGAGTTCAAACTGGAGAAGCGGGTGCTGGACCGACGGCTTGATCAGATGGCAAAGGAGGAGATTCAGTTCCGTGTTCAGGCGAACGTCGGAGTGAATGTGGCGGTTGAGGAACTTCGTCGTGACTTCGATGCCATCCTCCTCGCTGGAGGAGCCACCGCGCCGCGCGATCTCGTAGTCCCCGGACGTGAGTTGCACGGAATCCACTTCGCCATGGAGTACCTGACACTTCAGAACCGGAGATGCCAGGGCGAGGTCATCCCTGATGAGGTATTTATTACCGCCAGCGGCAAGCGCGTCGTCGTCATCGGTGGCGGCGACACCGGCGCCGACTGCCTGGGGACTGCCCTCCGCCAGGGGGCCGTGTCCGTCCACCAATTCGAGTTGCTCCCCCAGCCGCCTGATACCCGGGCGTCGGATAACCCCTGGCCTCAATGGCCGATTATTTTCCGCACCTCCTCTGCGCACGCGGAGGGTGGTACCCGCGAGTACTCGGTCTCTACAACTCACTTTTCCGGAGAAAACGGCCGGGTCACAAAGCTACACGCGCATCGGGTCGAAATGATCACGGAAAACGGGCGGATGGCCTTCAGAGCGATCCCGGGTACCGAGTTCGAGGAGGAGGTGGACCTGGTGCTGCTGGCTATGGGTTTCCTGGGGCCTGAGCGGGGCGGACTGCTGAGCGAACTCGACGTGAGACTTACCGACCGCGGCAACGTCTGGCGGGATAAGGACTGGATGACCAGTACACCGGGCGTCTTTACGGCCGGCGACATGCAGCGCGGCCAATCGTTGATTGTCTGGGCCATTGCCGAAGGCCGCAGCGCCGCCCGCGGCATCGATCACTACCTCATGGGTCGCTCTACTCTCCCTGCATCAATCCGTTAA